The following coding sequences are from one Streptomyces venezuelae window:
- a CDS encoding sensor histidine kinase, producing the protein MAEADRGSGDGERFDRAVAGGLKRLRRDLVTAARMPLPPFRQPRVLRWFAHVVVVGVAVTTAVGNLDQWSQRYHLGHTVGTLMALLQAAALLVALVRPVPAWWLSLVVNTTASLLTTVPLLQGPEPWPWGPPALFAHGTATLLLALRLPARAAWAACVLSVGVPLVLQQTSSPGPYDTTVPLAALVFGAVTLVGTLLRGRREARTRLVEQETITAEERARRTLLEERSRIARELHDVVAHHMSVISIQAQVAPHLVEDPPDELRENLAGIRENALEALTELRRVLGVLRSENPGDPEAAPQAPLPTLERLDVLVDNARAAGLTVRRETAGEPRPLPPGVDLSAYRIVQEALSNAIRHAPGSTVRIGLTYARAGVHVRVTDSGARTAAPPSPGAGHGLLGMRERTTMLGGDLATGPTQDGGYEVSAFLPTATPTTLTTPTTDGETTP; encoded by the coding sequence GTGGCAGAGGCGGACCGCGGGAGCGGTGACGGGGAGCGGTTCGACCGGGCGGTCGCGGGCGGGCTCAAGAGGCTGCGCCGTGATCTGGTGACGGCGGCGCGGATGCCGCTGCCGCCGTTCCGGCAGCCCCGGGTGCTGCGCTGGTTCGCGCACGTCGTGGTCGTCGGCGTCGCCGTCACCACGGCCGTCGGGAACCTCGACCAGTGGTCGCAGCGTTACCACCTCGGACACACCGTCGGCACGCTGATGGCGCTGCTGCAGGCTGCCGCGCTGCTCGTCGCACTGGTGCGTCCGGTGCCCGCGTGGTGGCTGTCGCTCGTCGTGAACACGACCGCCTCCCTCCTGACGACGGTGCCGCTCCTCCAGGGGCCCGAACCGTGGCCGTGGGGGCCGCCCGCGCTGTTCGCGCACGGCACGGCGACGCTGCTGCTCGCGCTGCGGCTGCCGGCCAGGGCCGCCTGGGCGGCCTGCGTGCTGAGCGTCGGCGTCCCGCTCGTGCTGCAGCAGACGAGCAGCCCCGGGCCCTACGACACCACCGTGCCCCTCGCGGCCCTCGTCTTCGGCGCCGTCACCCTCGTCGGCACCCTCCTGCGCGGTCGCCGCGAGGCCCGCACCCGGCTCGTCGAGCAGGAGACCATCACCGCCGAGGAACGGGCCCGCCGCACCCTCCTGGAGGAGCGCAGCCGCATCGCCCGCGAACTGCACGACGTGGTCGCCCACCACATGTCCGTCATCTCCATCCAGGCGCAGGTCGCCCCGCACCTGGTCGAGGACCCGCCCGACGAGCTCAGGGAGAACCTCGCGGGCATCCGGGAGAACGCCCTCGAAGCCCTCACCGAGCTCCGTCGCGTCCTCGGCGTCCTGCGCTCGGAGAACCCCGGTGACCCGGAGGCCGCCCCGCAGGCCCCGCTGCCCACCCTGGAGCGCCTGGACGTCCTCGTGGACAACGCCCGCGCGGCGGGCCTGACCGTGCGCCGCGAGACGGCGGGCGAGCCGCGCCCGCTGCCGCCCGGCGTCGACCTGTCGGCGTACCGCATCGTGCAGGAGGCGCTCAGCAACGCGATCCGGCACGCGCCCGGCTCGACGGTGCGGATCGGCCTCACGTACGCGCGGGCCGGGGTGCACGTCCGGGTCACCGACTCGGGCGCGCGCACCGCCGCGCCGCCCTCGCCGGGCGCGGGCCACGGGCTGCTCGGCATGCGGGAGCGCACGACGATGCTGGGCGGCGACCTCGCCACGGGCCCCACGCAGGACGGCGGCTACGAGGTGTCGGCGTTCCTGCCGACCGCGACCCCGACCACCCTTACGACACCGACCACCGACGGAGAGACCACGCCATGA
- a CDS encoding response regulator yields the protein MTIKVLIADDQIMVRQGFSVLLNAEPDIEVIGQAVDGADAVAKVAALVPDVVLMDIRMPELSGIEATRRITGELPGAADVKVLVLTTFDLDEYVYDALRAGASGFLLKDASADQLAEAVRVVAAGDALLAPGITRRLIAEFSRMDGGTRGPLKPRVGELTGRETEVLALIAQGLSNAEIAARLVVAEQTVKTHVGRILVKLGLRDRTQAAVYAYETGVVRPSGRTS from the coding sequence ATGACGATCAAGGTCCTGATCGCCGACGACCAGATCATGGTCAGGCAGGGCTTCTCCGTCCTGCTCAATGCCGAGCCGGACATCGAGGTGATCGGTCAGGCCGTCGACGGCGCGGACGCGGTCGCCAAGGTCGCCGCACTCGTGCCGGACGTGGTCCTCATGGACATCCGCATGCCCGAGCTGAGCGGCATCGAGGCGACCCGCCGCATCACGGGCGAACTGCCCGGCGCCGCCGACGTGAAGGTCCTCGTCCTGACCACCTTCGACCTCGACGAGTACGTGTACGACGCGCTGCGCGCCGGTGCCTCCGGGTTCCTGCTCAAGGACGCGTCGGCGGACCAGCTCGCCGAGGCGGTCCGGGTCGTGGCGGCCGGGGACGCGCTGCTCGCGCCCGGCATCACCCGGCGCCTCATCGCGGAGTTCTCCCGCATGGACGGCGGGACGCGCGGCCCGCTCAAGCCCCGCGTGGGTGAGCTGACCGGGCGCGAGACGGAGGTGCTCGCCCTGATCGCGCAGGGCCTGTCGAACGCGGAGATCGCGGCGCGGCTCGTCGTCGCCGAGCAGACCGTGAAGACGCACGTCGGCCGCATCCTGGTGAAGCTGGGCCTGCGCGACCGCACGCAGGCGGCGGTGTACGCGTACGAGACGGGCGTGGTGCGCCCGTCGGGACGCACCTCCTGA
- a CDS encoding sensor histidine kinase translates to MTDTTEQLKARGPKSPEFHLVREAFGGLREALFHDAFAYRLLPPRTTEGRLARLLPRRIRAYAVWTPHALVVAAALITLSLAYNVGYGTDAVAHLLTGFIPAAAVLMTLVRPVGAFWVSLVSTPFTAVLGNTWDGWPWTPAAFFAHIVVMVVVAARTGPRTALWMWLATAAYGVVTEVWVGSPGASDAPMMLFVSALALLVTTVVHVRREAQREVTVQRTVTAIERDKRTLLEERTNIARELHDVVAHHMSVVAIQAEAAPYRVENPPPELEQAFVTIRENAVSALTELRRVLGVVRAEDYEAPDAPQPTLADLDRLLDNVRDAGLTVDKVVTGAVRELPQGVELSAYRIVQEALSNSLRHAPGAAARVEVGYVLGGLGLRVVNGPATGLVKPSPGAGHGITGMRERVTMLNGEMTAEPAADGGYEVTVFLPVPPVDRMNPAGEDA, encoded by the coding sequence GTGACCGATACGACTGAGCAGCTCAAGGCCAGAGGCCCGAAGAGCCCCGAGTTCCACCTCGTGCGGGAGGCCTTCGGCGGCCTGCGCGAGGCGCTGTTCCACGACGCCTTCGCCTACCGGCTGCTGCCGCCCAGGACGACGGAGGGCCGCCTGGCCCGTCTCCTCCCGCGGCGGATACGCGCGTACGCCGTGTGGACCCCGCACGCCCTGGTGGTCGCCGCGGCCCTGATCACCCTGTCCCTCGCGTACAACGTGGGCTACGGCACCGACGCCGTCGCGCACCTCCTCACCGGCTTCATCCCGGCGGCGGCGGTCCTGATGACGCTGGTCAGGCCGGTCGGCGCCTTCTGGGTCTCGCTCGTCTCGACCCCGTTCACCGCGGTGCTCGGCAACACCTGGGACGGCTGGCCGTGGACGCCCGCCGCGTTCTTCGCGCACATCGTGGTGATGGTCGTCGTCGCGGCGAGGACCGGACCGCGCACCGCCCTGTGGATGTGGCTCGCCACGGCGGCGTACGGCGTGGTCACGGAGGTCTGGGTCGGGTCGCCCGGCGCCTCCGACGCCCCGATGATGCTGTTCGTCTCGGCGCTCGCGCTCCTCGTCACCACGGTGGTGCACGTGCGGCGCGAGGCGCAGCGCGAGGTCACCGTGCAGCGCACCGTCACCGCCATCGAGCGCGACAAGCGCACCCTCCTGGAGGAGCGCACCAACATCGCCCGCGAGCTGCACGACGTGGTCGCCCACCACATGTCGGTGGTCGCCATCCAGGCCGAGGCCGCGCCCTACCGCGTGGAGAACCCGCCGCCCGAGCTGGAGCAGGCGTTCGTGACGATCCGCGAGAACGCGGTGTCCGCGCTCACCGAACTGCGCCGCGTCCTCGGTGTCGTACGGGCCGAGGACTACGAGGCGCCGGACGCCCCGCAGCCCACGCTCGCCGACCTCGACCGGCTCCTGGACAACGTCCGTGACGCCGGTCTGACCGTCGACAAGGTGGTCACCGGGGCGGTCCGCGAACTGCCGCAGGGCGTGGAGCTCTCCGCGTACCGCATCGTGCAGGAGGCCCTCAGCAACAGCCTGCGCCACGCGCCCGGCGCGGCGGCGCGCGTCGAGGTCGGCTACGTCCTCGGCGGCCTGGGCCTGCGCGTCGTGAACGGCCCGGCGACCGGCCTGGTCAAGCCGTCCCCGGGCGCGGGCCACGGCATCACCGGCATGCGGGAGCGCGTGACGATGCTGAACGGCGAGATGACGGCGGAACCGGCCGCCGACGGCGGTTACGAGGTCACGGTCTTCCTGCCGGTGCC